One genomic region from Saccharomyces cerevisiae S288C chromosome XI, complete sequence encodes:
- the BYE1 gene encoding Bye1p (Negative regulator of transcription elongation; contains a TFIIS-like domain that associates with chromatin and a PHD domain that interacts with H3K4me3; multicopy suppressor of temperature-sensitive ess1 mutations, binds RNA polymerase II large subunit), producing the protein MSVRTSSRSNKGQNKYIEYLLQEETEAPKKKRTKKKVDSAIEKNKKSDSSQEPRKDTENVRTDEVDEADEGYVRCLCGANNENYDAAEYSHGDMVQCDGCDTWQHIKCMTDGKDTIDGLMSEDSKYYCELCDPSLYAHLETSKEAEVSEDEDYHDDVYKPVNDHDDNDADVFLDEESPRKRKRSPDSAKGIHIKSKQVKKSNGSKKRNKSIDAAKSDTAENEMPTRKDFESEKEHKLRYNAEKMFSTLFSKFIVPETIEAKLYELPDGKDVISISQEFAHNLEEELYKACLNVEFGTLDKIYTEKVRSLYSNLKDKKNLELKAHVVEGKLPLNKLVNMNASELANPDLQEFKEKRDKIILENFIVEVPDKPMYVKTHKGDELIEDIAEPQEDILYSKDSIRLHNIDSIDSDKSKIEQTHAISKEPSPSTIINEESLNCAFLYPGLGLEFTGYLNYIGASQKLRRDIFKEAIGDGKLYVEGRLPTTTAAPYLKEISCSRAILVYQLFPSNDSESKTTFADVVDSLENKGRIAGIKPKTRYEKDFYIVPSKGGEIPEILKDILGSHNDERSERFSRMKSDERTLFAFVVVKQEFIH; encoded by the coding sequence ATGTCTGTCCGTACTTCTTCAAGATCTAATAAGGGTCAgaataaatatattgaGTATTTGTTACAGGAGGAGACTGAAgcaccaaagaaaaaaagaactaaaaagaaagttgaTTCAGCCATAGAGAAGAATAAGAAGTCTGATTCTTCTCAGGAGCCAAGGAAAGATACTGAAAATGTAAGAACAGACGAAGTAGACGAAGCGGATGAGGGCTATGTTAGATGTCTGTGTGGGGCGAACAATGAAAACTACGATGCTGCAGAATATTCGCATGGCGACATGGTACAGTGCGATGGCTGTGACACTTGGCAGCATATTAAATGTATGACTGATGGTAAAGACACCATAGATGGGCTAATGAGTGAAGATTCTAAGTACTACTGTGAATTGTGCGACCCATCATTGTATGCACATTTGGAAACGTCAAAGGAGGCAGAGGTTTCAGAGGATGAAGATTACCATGATGATGTTTACAAGCCCGTAAATGACCatgatgacaatgatgcAGATGTCTTTCTTGATGAGGAAAGCCCTAGGAAACGAAAAAGGAGCCCCGATAGTGCCAAAGGAATTCATATCAAATCCAAACAGGTGAAGAAATCCAATGggtcaaaaaaaaggaataaaaGCATTGATGCCGCCAAGTCTGATACTGCCGAAAACGAAATGCCTACTAggaaagattttgaaagcGAAAAAGAACACAAACTGAGGTATAATGCAGAAAAAATGTTCTCTACCTTATTTAGCAAATTCATCGTTCCCGAAACAATTGAGGCAAAACTTTATGAGCTTCCTGATGGGAAAGACGTTATATCGATATCGCAAGAGTTTGCGCACAATCtggaagaagaactttACAAAGCTTGCCTTAACGTCGAGTTTGGTACTTTGGACAAGATATACACAGAGAAAGTGAGGTCGTTATACTCTAATTTaaaggataaaaaaaatttggaacTGAAGGCACACGTTGTCGAGGGCAAATTGCCTTTAAATAAACTGGTGAACATGAACGCATCTGAACTCGCAAATCCTGACTTACAAGAATTTAAAGAGAAAAGGGATAAGATTATcttagaaaattttatcgTGGAGGTACCTGACAAACCCATGTACGTTAAGACCCACAAGGGTGATGAGCTGATCGAAGATATCGCTGAACCTCAAGAGGATATTTTGTACTCAAAAGACAGCATAAGATTACACAACATTGACAGTATCGACAGCGATAAGAGTAAAATAGAACAGACTCATGCCATTTCGAAAGAACCCAGCCCAAGTACAATAATCAACGAAGAATCTTTAAACTGCGCATTTTTGTATCCCGGCTTAGGACTTGAGTTTACAGGTTACCTAAACTACATTGGGGCTTCACAAAAGTTAAGACGGGATATTTTCAAGGAAGCCATTGGTGACGGAAAACTGTATGTAGAAGGGCGCTTACCTACAACCACTGCTGCACCATATCTTAAGGAAATTTCTTGCTCTAGAGCTATATTAGTATACCAATTATTTCCTTCGAATGATAGTGAAAGTAAGACAACTTTTGCCGACGTTGTAGACTCCCTGGAAAACAAAGGTCGCATTGCAGGTATAAAGCCAAAAACTAGATACGAGAAGGATTTTTATATCGTTCCATCGAAGGGCGGTGAAATTCctgaaattttgaaagatatTTTAGGCAGTCACAATGATGAAAGATCTGAGAGATTTTCGCGAATGAAATCAGATGAAAGAACATTATTCGCATTTGTTGTCGTGAAACAGGAATTTATCCATTAA
- the AUR1 gene encoding inositol phosphorylceramide synthase (Phosphatidylinositol:ceramide phosphoinositol transferase; required for sphingolipid synthesis; can mutate to confer aureobasidin A resistance; also known as IPC synthase), with the protein MANPFSRWFLSERPPNCHVADLETSLDPHQTLLKVQKYKPALSDWVHYIFLGSIMLFVFITNPAPWIFKILFYCFLGTLFIIPATSQFFFNALPILTWVALYFTSSYFPDDRRPPITVKVLPAVETILYGDNLSDILATSTNSFLDILAWLPYGLFHFGAPFVVAAILFVFGPPTVLQGYAFAFGYMNLFGVIMQNVFPAAPPWYKILYGLQSANYDMHGSPGGLARIDKLLGINMYTTAFSNSSVIFGAFPSLHSGCATMEALFFCYCFPKLKPLFIAYVCWLWWSTMYLTHHYFVDLMAGSVLSYVIFQYTKYTHLPIVDTSLFCRWSYTSIEKYDISKSDPLAADSNDIESVPLSNLELDFDLNMTDEPSVSPSLFDGSTSVSRSSATSITSLGVKRA; encoded by the coding sequence ATGGCAAACCCTTTTTCGAGATGGTTTCTATCAGAGAGACCTCCAAACTGCCATGTAGCCGATTTAGAAACAAGTTTAGATCCCCATCAAACGTTGTTGAAGGTGCAAAAATACAAACCCGCTTTAAGCGACTGGGTGCATTACATCTTCTTGGGATCCATCATGCTGTTTGTGTTCATTACTAATCCCGCACCTTGGATCTTCAAGAtccttttttattgtttcttgGGCACTTTATTCATCATTCCAGCTACGTCAcagtttttcttcaatgcCTTGCCCATCCTAACATGGGTGGCGCTGTATTTCACTTCATCGTACTTTCCAGATGACCGCAGGCCTCCTATTACTGTCAAAGTGTTACCAGCGGTGGAAACAATTTTATACGGCGACAATTTAAGTGATATTCTTGCAACATCGACGAATTCCTTTTTGGACATTTTAGCATGGTTACCGTACGGACTATTTCATTTTGGGGCCCCATTTGTCGTTGCTGCCATCTTATTCGTATTTGGTCCACCAACTGTTTTGCAAGGTTATGCTTTTGCATTTGGTTATATGAACCTGTTTGGTGTTATCATGCAAAATGTCTTTCCAGCCGCTCCCCCATGGTATAAAATTCTCTATGGATTGCAATCAGCCAACTATGATATGCATGGCTCGCCTGGTGGATTAGCTAGAATTGATAAGCTACTCGGTATTAATATGTATACTAcagctttttcaaattcctcCGTCATTTTCGGTGCTTTTCCTTCACTGCATTCCGGGTGTGCTACTATGGAAGCCCTGTTTTTctgttattgttttccaaaattgaAGCCCTTGTTTATTGCTTATGTTTGCTGGTTATGGTGGTCAACTATGTATCTGACACACCATTATTTTGTAGACCTTATGGCAGGTTCTGTGCTGTCATACGTTATTTTCCAGTACACAAAGTACACACATTTACCAATTGTAGATACATCTCTTTTTTGCAGATGGTCATACACTTCAATTGAGAAATACGATATATCAAAGAGTGATCCATTGGCTGCAGATTCAAACGATATCGAAAGTGTCCCTTTGTCCAACTTGGAACTTGACTTTGATCTTAATATGACTGATGAACCCAGTGTAAGCCCTTCGTTATTTGATGGATCTACTTCTGTTTCTCGTTCGTCCGCCACGTCTATAACGTCA